One stretch of Streptomyces sp. R21 DNA includes these proteins:
- a CDS encoding amidase: MHPDPPGAGARGITRTKELLSRGELTAVEHVRSVLAAIREHDELGAYVAVAGEEALKAAEHADALIQERGREAWWERPLLGVTVSVKDLLQTRDLPTTRGSLLPNDRPREDAPAVARLRAAGAIVVGKTTTSEFGWSASTVGRVAAPTRNPYDPHLTAGGSSGGAGAAVATGLCEGALGTDGSGSIRIPAAFCGVVGYKPSYGRVPYFPSGADRLAHQGPLARSVADAGLLGQVIAGPHPTDPDSGLGSLDSPRDMRALRIGWIEYEGTTPEIRHVTEQARDALAGEGHRVEEVEVRCQNLYPAVVDLLAATEAAGTPPEHEAWCDPGRLEVVRHGRTLTGVRVIQAEQVRQNLRATLRSVMDRYDLLAMATVPVEPFAADAIGPSWAADARDLMWLAWAPASYPYNMTGQPAVSLPAGLTPAGLPAGVQLVGPVGADDLVLTVARRLEALLAPLPHPPAPGRTPVSLGERTL; this comes from the coding sequence GTGCATCCTGACCCCCCCGGCGCCGGCGCGCGCGGCATCACCCGCACCAAGGAACTGCTGTCCCGGGGCGAGCTCACCGCCGTCGAACACGTCCGCTCCGTGCTGGCCGCCATCCGCGAGCACGACGAGCTGGGCGCGTACGTCGCCGTCGCGGGCGAGGAGGCCCTCAAAGCGGCCGAACACGCCGACGCCCTCATCCAAGAGCGCGGCCGGGAGGCGTGGTGGGAGCGGCCGCTGCTGGGCGTCACGGTCTCCGTCAAGGACCTGCTGCAGACCCGCGACCTGCCCACCACACGCGGCTCGCTGCTGCCCAACGACCGCCCGCGCGAGGACGCCCCGGCGGTGGCCCGGCTGCGCGCGGCGGGCGCGATCGTCGTCGGCAAGACCACCACGTCCGAGTTCGGCTGGAGCGCCTCGACGGTGGGACGCGTCGCCGCGCCCACCCGCAACCCCTACGACCCGCACCTGACCGCGGGCGGCTCCAGCGGCGGGGCGGGCGCGGCGGTGGCGACCGGGCTGTGCGAGGGCGCGCTGGGCACCGACGGGTCCGGCTCGATCCGGATCCCGGCCGCGTTCTGCGGCGTGGTCGGCTACAAGCCGTCCTACGGCCGCGTGCCCTACTTCCCCAGCGGCGCCGACCGGCTCGCCCACCAGGGCCCCCTCGCCCGCAGCGTCGCCGACGCGGGGCTGCTCGGGCAGGTCATCGCCGGCCCGCATCCCACCGACCCGGACTCCGGGCTGGGCTCGCTGGACTCCCCGCGCGACATGCGCGCCCTGCGGATCGGCTGGATCGAGTACGAGGGCACCACCCCGGAGATCCGCCACGTCACCGAGCAGGCCCGCGACGCGCTGGCCGGTGAGGGGCACCGGGTGGAGGAGGTGGAGGTGCGCTGCCAGAACCTCTACCCGGCCGTCGTCGACCTGCTGGCCGCCACCGAGGCGGCTGGCACCCCGCCCGAGCACGAGGCGTGGTGCGACCCGGGCCGCCTCGAGGTCGTCCGCCACGGGCGCACCCTCACCGGGGTGCGGGTCATCCAGGCCGAACAGGTGCGCCAGAACCTGCGCGCCACCCTGCGCTCCGTCATGGACCGCTACGACCTGCTGGCCATGGCGACCGTGCCCGTCGAGCCGTTCGCCGCCGACGCCATCGGCCCCTCGTGGGCGGCCGATGCCCGCGACCTGATGTGGCTGGCGTGGGCGCCCGCCTCCTACCCCTACAACATGACGGGCCAGCCCGCCGTGTCGCTGCCCGCCGGGCTGACCCCGGCCGGGCTGCCGGCCGGGGTGCAGCTGGTCGGCCCGGTCGGCGCCGATGACCTCGTGCTGACCGTGGCCCGCCGCCTGGAGGCGCTGCTGGCACCGCTGCCGCACCCGCCCGCGCCCGGCCGCACCCCTGTTTCCCTCGGTGAAAGGACGCTCTGA
- a CDS encoding 4Fe-4S dicluster-binding protein, producing the protein MKKIASSAALSGRAERMAQRTRPDTWKKPPRRIEKSECITCDTCLRSCPQEFGAIFDNGLDVVIIPELCSGCPACVLECPVDCIYVDEDWAPTGELLWNHIELTAGDA; encoded by the coding sequence GTGAAAAAGATCGCCTCGTCGGCTGCGCTGTCCGGGCGGGCAGAGCGGATGGCCCAGCGCACCCGCCCCGACACCTGGAAGAAGCCGCCGCGCCGCATCGAGAAGTCCGAGTGCATCACCTGCGACACGTGCCTGCGCAGCTGCCCGCAGGAGTTCGGGGCCATCTTCGACAACGGCCTGGACGTCGTGATCATCCCGGAGCTGTGCTCGGGCTGCCCCGCCTGCGTCCTGGAGTGCCCCGTGGACTGCATCTACGTCGACGAGGACTGGGCGCCGACCGGTGAGCTGCTGTGGAACCACATCGAACTCACCGCCGGGGACGCGTGA
- a CDS encoding alkaline phosphatase family protein: MTRPDGRPAPLLVLDVVGLTPRLLAHMPRLAALGAQGSQAVLQTVLPALTCTVQATFLTGTHPCEHGIVGNGWYVRDLGEVLLWRQSHQLIEGERVWDAARRAHPGYTVANICWWYAMGAGTDITVTPRPVYYADGRKEPDCYTRPPALHDELTAKLGTFPLFSYWGPGAGLASSRWIIDATRHVLATRHPDLALAYLPHLDYDLQRFGPDDPRAHRAAADLDAALAPLLDDAKAQGRTVVALSEYGITRAGRPVDINRALRRAGLLEVHTQDGMEYLDPLASRAFAVADHQIAHVYVHDPEDLPATRAALAGLPGIDQLLDDEGGGKRAHHLDHPRCGELVAVAEPDAWFTYYYWLDDERAPDFARLVDIHRKPGYDPAELFLDPADPYVRVRAAAALARKKLGLRYRMAVVPLDPSPVRGSHGRLPAHDDDGPLLLCSAPGAVPGRVAATEVKALLLELAGLGQGGGAGRGARERASTPA, from the coding sequence ATGACCCGCCCCGACGGACGACCCGCCCCGCTGCTCGTCCTGGACGTCGTCGGCCTCACCCCCCGGCTGCTGGCCCACATGCCCCGCCTGGCCGCGCTCGGCGCACAGGGCTCACAGGCCGTGCTTCAGACCGTGCTGCCCGCACTCACCTGCACGGTGCAGGCCACCTTCCTCACCGGCACCCACCCCTGCGAGCACGGCATCGTCGGCAACGGCTGGTACGTCCGCGACCTCGGCGAGGTCCTGCTGTGGCGGCAGAGCCACCAGCTGATCGAGGGCGAGCGGGTGTGGGACGCGGCCCGCCGCGCGCATCCCGGCTACACCGTCGCCAACATCTGCTGGTGGTACGCGATGGGCGCCGGCACCGACATCACCGTCACCCCGCGCCCGGTCTACTACGCCGACGGCCGCAAGGAACCCGACTGCTACACCCGCCCCCCGGCCCTGCACGACGAACTCACCGCGAAACTCGGCACGTTCCCGCTGTTCAGCTACTGGGGCCCCGGCGCGGGCCTGGCCTCCTCACGGTGGATCATCGACGCCACCCGGCATGTGCTGGCCACCCGCCACCCTGATCTGGCCCTGGCCTATCTGCCCCACCTCGACTACGACCTGCAGCGCTTCGGCCCCGACGACCCGCGTGCGCACCGCGCGGCCGCCGACCTGGACGCGGCCCTGGCCCCGCTGCTGGACGACGCGAAGGCGCAGGGCCGTACCGTCGTCGCGCTGTCCGAGTACGGCATCACCCGCGCCGGCCGGCCCGTCGACATCAACCGCGCCCTGCGCCGCGCCGGCCTCCTCGAAGTGCACACACAGGACGGCATGGAGTACCTCGACCCGCTCGCCTCACGGGCGTTCGCGGTCGCCGACCACCAGATCGCCCACGTCTACGTGCACGACCCCGAGGACCTGCCGGCCACCCGCGCGGCGCTGGCCGGCCTGCCCGGCATCGACCAGCTCCTGGACGACGAGGGCGGCGGCAAGCGGGCCCACCATCTCGACCACCCGCGCTGCGGCGAACTCGTCGCCGTCGCAGAGCCGGACGCCTGGTTCACGTACTACTACTGGCTCGACGACGAGCGCGCCCCCGACTTCGCGCGACTCGTCGACATCCACCGCAAACCCGGCTACGACCCCGCCGAACTGTTCCTCGACCCGGCCGACCCCTACGTCCGCGTCCGGGCGGCGGCCGCCCTGGCGCGCAAGAAGCTCGGCCTGCGCTACCGCATGGCGGTCGTCCCGCTGGATCCCTCACCTGTTCGCGGCAGCCACGGCCGGCTGCCCGCACACGACGACGACGGCCCACTGCTGCTGTGCTCGGCGCCGGGCGCGGTGCCCGGGCGGGTGGCGGCCACCGAGGTGAAGGCGCTGCTGCTGGAGCTGGCCGGCCTGGGCCAAGGCGGCGGCGCCGGACGCGGTGCGCGCGAGCGGGCCTCCACCCCCGCCTGA
- the eboE gene encoding metabolite traffic protein EboE: MRLRHPDGSTVHLAYSTNAHPAETLEEVLAQLGTHCAAVRSRLGVDRLGIGLWLAHNAARTLDTDVRALSALRTELDRRGLEVVTLNGFPYEGFGAQQVKYRVYQPDWADPQRLAHTLALARILTRLLPDDVAEGSISTLPLAWRTAYGPARAARAQAALSELAEGLDALHAATGRSVRIALEPEPGCAVATCADAIGPLTAAGHPCLGLCLDTCHLATSFEDPQTTLAALTAAGVGVVKCQLSAALHAEHPARPEVRAALAAFDEPRFLHQTRTPTPAGLAGTDDLGEALHTHVLPDTAPWRAHFHIPLHAPPAAPLTSTLPVLETALAALVGGPRPLTRHLEVETYTWQALPPELRPRDVPQLADHIAAELALARDLLTHHGLKELP, from the coding sequence GTGCGCCTGCGCCATCCGGACGGCTCCACCGTCCACCTCGCCTACTCCACCAACGCCCACCCCGCCGAGACCCTCGAGGAGGTCCTCGCCCAGCTGGGCACCCACTGCGCCGCGGTGCGCAGCCGCCTCGGCGTGGACCGGCTCGGCATCGGCCTGTGGCTCGCCCACAATGCCGCCCGCACCCTCGACACCGATGTGAGGGCACTGTCCGCGCTGCGCACCGAACTCGACCGCCGCGGCCTCGAAGTCGTCACCCTCAACGGCTTCCCCTACGAAGGCTTCGGCGCCCAGCAGGTCAAGTACCGCGTCTACCAGCCCGACTGGGCCGACCCGCAGCGCCTGGCCCACACCCTGGCGCTGGCCCGCATCCTCACTCGCCTGCTGCCCGACGACGTGGCTGAGGGCAGCATCTCCACCCTCCCGCTGGCCTGGCGCACCGCCTACGGCCCTGCGCGCGCCGCCCGCGCACAGGCGGCCCTGAGCGAGCTCGCCGAGGGTCTCGACGCCCTGCACGCGGCCACCGGCCGCTCGGTGCGCATCGCCCTGGAACCCGAGCCCGGCTGCGCGGTGGCCACCTGCGCCGACGCCATCGGCCCGCTCACCGCGGCCGGCCACCCGTGCCTGGGCCTGTGCCTCGACACCTGCCATCTGGCCACCTCCTTCGAGGACCCGCAGACCACCCTTGCGGCGCTCACGGCCGCCGGGGTGGGGGTGGTCAAGTGCCAGCTGTCCGCCGCGCTGCACGCCGAACACCCGGCCCGGCCCGAGGTGCGCGCCGCGCTGGCCGCGTTCGACGAGCCGCGCTTCTTGCACCAGACCCGCACCCCCACCCCTGCCGGCCTGGCCGGCACCGACGACCTCGGCGAAGCCCTGCACACCCACGTGCTGCCCGACACCGCGCCCTGGCGCGCCCACTTCCACATCCCGCTGCACGCGCCCCCCGCCGCGCCCCTGACCTCCACGCTCCCCGTCCTTGAGACCGCGCTGGCCGCTCTGGTGGGCGGGCCGCGCCCGCTCACCCGCCATCTCGAGGTCGAGACCTACACCTGGCAGGCCCTGCCACCGGAGCTGCGCCCGCGCGACGTGCCCCAGCTGGCCGACCACATCGCCGCCGAACTGGCCCTCGCCCGCGACCTGCTGACCCACCACGGCCTGAAGGAACTGCCATGA
- a CDS encoding TatD family hydrolase, with translation MRIFDPHIHMTSRTTDDYQAMYAAGVRAVVEPAFWLGQPRTSAASFLDYFDSLLGWEPFRAAQYGIAHHCTLALNPKEANDPRCVPVLDHLPRYLVKDQVVAVGEIGYDAMTPAEDTALAAQLQLAAEHGLPALVHTPHRDKLAGLRRTLDVVRESALPAGRVLVDHLNETTVKEAKDSGCWLGFSVYPDTKMDEERMVAVLQTYGPERVLVNSAADWGRSDPLKTRAVGDALLAAGFTEDAVDQVLWRNPVAFYALSGRLNLNTATVTDTTHEGNSILRGTPATAPAGA, from the coding sequence ATGCGCATCTTCGACCCGCACATCCATATGACGTCCCGGACCACCGACGACTACCAGGCCATGTATGCGGCGGGTGTGCGGGCTGTGGTCGAGCCGGCGTTCTGGCTGGGCCAGCCGCGCACCTCGGCCGCCTCCTTCCTGGACTACTTTGATTCGCTGCTGGGCTGGGAGCCCTTCCGTGCCGCGCAGTACGGCATCGCGCACCACTGCACGCTGGCTCTCAATCCCAAGGAGGCCAACGACCCGCGCTGTGTGCCGGTGCTGGACCACCTGCCCCGCTATCTGGTCAAGGACCAGGTCGTCGCGGTGGGGGAGATCGGCTACGACGCGATGACGCCGGCCGAGGACACCGCGCTGGCCGCCCAGCTGCAGCTGGCCGCCGAGCACGGCCTGCCGGCCCTGGTGCACACCCCGCACCGCGACAAGCTGGCCGGGCTGCGCCGCACCCTGGACGTGGTCCGTGAATCCGCCCTGCCCGCGGGCCGCGTGCTGGTCGACCATTTGAACGAGACCACCGTCAAGGAGGCCAAGGACAGCGGCTGCTGGCTGGGCTTTTCCGTCTACCCGGACACCAAGATGGACGAGGAACGGATGGTCGCCGTCCTGCAGACCTACGGTCCCGAGCGGGTGCTGGTGAACTCGGCGGCGGACTGGGGCAGAAGCGACCCCCTCAAGACCCGCGCTGTCGGGGATGCCCTGCTGGCGGCAGGGTTCACCGAGGACGCCGTCGACCAGGTGCTGTGGCGCAACCCCGTCGCCTTCTACGCCCTCAGCGGCCGCCTCAACCTCAACACCGCCACCGTCACGGACACGACCCACGAGGGCAACTCCATCCTGCGCGGCACCCCCGCCACCGCGCCCGCCGGGGCGTGA
- a CDS encoding EboA domain-containing protein: MTTVHPQTDPGPATLPGLDEDARRWLADARAQAAAQAPGWELRFAEAGRRCGPGHADAARVLLLADARPSPATVTRLYRQGTAAERRAVLLALDGLDPHAVHGVPLLQDALRTNDTSLLAAAVGPYAARHLDAHTWRHAVLKCLFTGVSVDVVAALAARARGDGELLRMLRAYAAERTAAGRPVPDDLYHVLALTKEER; the protein is encoded by the coding sequence ATGACCACGGTCCACCCCCAGACGGACCCCGGCCCCGCCACCCTGCCCGGCCTCGACGAGGACGCGCGGCGCTGGCTGGCGGACGCGCGGGCGCAGGCCGCCGCGCAGGCGCCCGGCTGGGAGCTGCGCTTCGCCGAGGCCGGCCGGCGGTGCGGGCCCGGGCACGCCGATGCCGCCCGGGTGCTGCTGCTGGCCGACGCCCGGCCCAGCCCGGCCACCGTGACCCGGCTGTACCGGCAGGGCACGGCCGCCGAGCGCCGGGCCGTGCTGCTCGCGCTGGACGGCCTGGACCCGCACGCCGTGCACGGGGTGCCGCTGCTGCAGGACGCGCTGCGCACCAACGACACCAGCCTGCTGGCCGCCGCCGTCGGCCCGTACGCCGCCCGCCACCTGGATGCGCACACCTGGCGGCACGCCGTCCTGAAGTGTCTGTTCACCGGCGTGAGCGTGGACGTGGTGGCCGCGCTCGCGGCCCGCGCGCGGGGGGACGGCGAGCTGCTGCGGATGCTGCGCGCGTACGCCGCCGAACGCACCGCGGCCGGCCGGCCCGTACCCGACGACCTGTACCACGTCCTCGCCCTGACGAAGGAGGAGCGGTAA
- a CDS encoding sugar phosphate isomerase/epimerase family protein — translation MNPLLLGYGTNGLSDLRLEDALALLADLGYDGVGLTLDHMHLDPLARDLATRTARLARRLDALGLDVTVESGARYVLDPRRKHRPSLLEDDEDARWARVRLLLRAVRIAADLGAHAVHCFSGIPPAPLDTATAWQRLAGSLEPVLEAADTAGVPLAVEPEPGHLLATLADFHHLRERLGSPDALGLTLDIGHCQCLEPLPPADCVRAAAPWLRHVQIEDMRRGVHEHLPFGDGEIDFPPVLDALAETGYQALTVVELPRHSHAGPELAARSLDFLKNGGAR, via the coding sequence GTGAACCCGCTGCTTTTGGGCTACGGCACCAACGGGCTGAGCGACCTGCGGCTGGAGGACGCCCTCGCGCTGCTCGCCGACCTCGGCTACGACGGCGTCGGCCTGACCCTCGATCACATGCATCTCGACCCGCTCGCCCGCGACCTGGCCACCCGCACCGCCCGCCTGGCCCGCCGGCTGGACGCCCTGGGCCTGGACGTGACCGTGGAGAGCGGCGCCCGCTACGTCCTTGACCCGCGGCGCAAGCACCGCCCGAGCCTGCTGGAGGACGACGAGGACGCCCGCTGGGCGCGGGTCAGGCTGCTGCTGCGCGCCGTACGGATCGCCGCCGACCTCGGCGCGCACGCCGTGCACTGCTTCAGCGGCATCCCCCCGGCGCCCCTCGACACCGCCACTGCCTGGCAGCGGCTGGCCGGCTCCCTGGAGCCGGTGCTGGAGGCCGCCGACACCGCGGGCGTGCCGCTGGCCGTCGAACCCGAACCCGGCCATCTGCTGGCCACCCTCGCCGACTTCCACCATCTGCGGGAGCGCCTCGGCAGCCCGGACGCACTCGGCCTCACCCTGGACATCGGGCACTGCCAGTGCCTGGAACCCCTGCCTCCCGCCGACTGCGTGCGCGCCGCCGCGCCCTGGCTGCGGCACGTGCAGATCGAGGACATGCGCCGCGGCGTCCACGAGCACCTCCCGTTCGGGGACGGGGAGATCGACTTCCCGCCCGTCCTCGACGCCCTGGCCGAGACCGGCTACCAGGCGCTGACCGTCGTGGAACTGCCCCGCCACTCCCACGCCGGGCCCGAACTCGCCGCCCGCTCCCTGGACTTCCTGAAAAACGGAGGCGCCCGATGA
- a CDS encoding inositol-3-phosphate synthase encodes MSLPERTPAAAARTGVWLIGARGSVATTVIAGGAALAAGLLAPAGLVTESAALAGSGLPALSSLVFGGHDVAATPLAKRADELAAQGVLPHWLPAAVQGELAAADAAIRPGGPLPGDDRDHEQLIGAFATDLRDFARTTGVARTVVVNLASTEPEPARGQWPASSLYAAAALRAGCAYANFTPSAGLHHPQLAAAARASGLPYAGRDGKTGQTLLRSVLAPMFRARALRVRAWSGTNLLGGGDGAVLADPAAAAAKNAGKNRVLVDNLDAAPEGEVHIDDVPALGDWKTAWDHVAFEGFLGTRMVLQTIWQGCDSALAAPLVLDLARLLARAHERGLCGPRPELAFYFKDPDGDSASLAEQYEALLAFAEHLGEGR; translated from the coding sequence GTGTCACTTCCCGAGAGGACCCCTGCCGCTGCGGCACGGACGGGGGTGTGGCTGATCGGCGCCCGCGGCTCGGTGGCCACCACGGTCATCGCCGGCGGCGCGGCGCTGGCCGCCGGACTGCTGGCGCCGGCCGGCCTGGTCACCGAGAGCGCCGCGCTCGCCGGCAGCGGCCTGCCGGCGTTGTCCTCGCTGGTCTTCGGCGGACACGACGTGGCGGCCACCCCGCTGGCCAAGCGGGCCGACGAGCTCGCCGCGCAGGGGGTGCTGCCGCACTGGCTGCCCGCCGCCGTGCAGGGCGAACTGGCCGCCGCCGACGCGGCGATCCGTCCCGGCGGGCCGCTGCCCGGCGACGACCGCGACCACGAGCAGCTGATCGGGGCGTTCGCCACCGACCTGCGCGACTTCGCCCGCACCACCGGCGTCGCCCGCACGGTCGTCGTCAACCTCGCCTCGACCGAACCGGAACCGGCCCGGGGGCAGTGGCCGGCGAGCTCGCTGTATGCGGCGGCCGCCCTGCGCGCGGGCTGCGCCTACGCCAACTTCACCCCGTCCGCCGGGCTGCACCACCCGCAACTGGCCGCCGCCGCCCGGGCCTCGGGCCTGCCGTACGCGGGCCGCGACGGCAAGACCGGGCAGACGCTGCTGCGTTCCGTGCTCGCCCCGATGTTCCGCGCCCGGGCGCTGCGGGTGCGGGCCTGGTCGGGCACGAACCTGCTGGGCGGCGGCGACGGCGCCGTGCTGGCCGACCCGGCGGCCGCGGCGGCCAAGAACGCGGGCAAGAACCGGGTGCTCGTCGACAACCTGGACGCGGCGCCCGAGGGCGAGGTGCACATCGACGACGTACCGGCCCTGGGGGACTGGAAGACCGCCTGGGACCACGTCGCGTTCGAGGGCTTCCTGGGCACCCGCATGGTGCTGCAGACGATCTGGCAGGGCTGCGACTCCGCGCTCGCCGCGCCGCTGGTCCTGGACCTGGCCCGCCTCCTCGCCCGTGCCCATGAACGGGGCCTGTGCGGCCCGCGCCCCGAACTCGCCTTCTACTTCAAGGACCCCGACGGCGACAGCGCCTCCCTGGCGGAGCAGTACGAAGCCCTGCTGGCCTTCGCCGAGCACCTGGGCGAGGGCCGGTGA
- a CDS encoding methyltransferase, with product MPELPPPSVVREAEKARAELQRRSRELAPPPFALLELAMGSMVTQALYAAARLGIAEQLQDGPLPPEQIAQRVGAHAGAVERLLRLLASHGVFEAGEDGAYALTPMADALRAEHPMSMRDIAVLMGDPTHWEDWSHLIDSVVTGEASLPKHRGMGAFEYLEQHPEYGEVFIRGMGNMSDTETWPVLAAYDFTQFETVVDFCGGRGGLLAGILQQAPQTHGILSDPRVGTNGAAAFLAEQGVAERCLTHAGGLFDQVVQGGDAYVLKHIVHDWPEEQALQILRNVRAAITPGGRLLLVEMVLPQGGNEPHAGKLVDLWLMLLVGGRERTASQYADLLSRAGFRLERVVETASSVSVIEAVPV from the coding sequence ATGCCCGAATTGCCGCCCCCGAGCGTGGTCCGGGAAGCGGAAAAGGCCCGTGCGGAGCTTCAGCGGCGCAGCCGTGAACTCGCGCCGCCGCCCTTCGCCCTGCTGGAACTGGCCATGGGATCCATGGTCACGCAGGCCCTGTACGCGGCCGCCCGGCTGGGCATCGCCGAACAGCTGCAGGACGGCCCGCTGCCGCCCGAGCAGATCGCGCAGCGGGTGGGCGCGCACGCCGGGGCCGTGGAGCGGCTGCTGCGGCTGCTCGCCTCGCACGGCGTCTTCGAGGCAGGCGAGGACGGCGCCTACGCGCTGACGCCGATGGCCGACGCGCTGCGCGCCGAGCACCCGATGTCGATGCGGGACATCGCCGTGCTGATGGGCGACCCCACGCACTGGGAGGACTGGAGCCACCTGATCGACTCGGTGGTCACCGGCGAGGCGAGCCTGCCCAAGCACCGGGGCATGGGCGCCTTCGAGTACCTGGAGCAGCACCCCGAGTACGGGGAGGTGTTCATCCGGGGCATGGGCAACATGTCGGACACCGAGACCTGGCCGGTGCTCGCCGCCTACGACTTCACGCAGTTCGAGACGGTCGTGGACTTCTGCGGGGGCCGCGGCGGGCTGCTCGCCGGCATTCTGCAGCAGGCGCCGCAGACGCACGGCATCCTCTCCGACCCGCGGGTGGGGACCAACGGCGCGGCCGCCTTCCTGGCCGAGCAGGGGGTCGCGGAGCGCTGCCTGACGCACGCGGGCGGCCTGTTCGATCAGGTCGTGCAGGGCGGTGACGCCTACGTCCTCAAGCACATCGTGCACGACTGGCCCGAGGAACAGGCGCTGCAGATCCTGCGCAACGTCCGGGCGGCCATCACGCCGGGCGGCAGGCTGCTGCTGGTGGAGATGGTGCTGCCGCAGGGCGGCAACGAGCCGCACGCGGGCAAACTCGTCGACCTGTGGCTGATGCTGCTGGTGGGCGGCCGGGAGCGGACCGCGTCCCAGTACGCCGACCTGCTCTCCCGGGCCGGTTTCCGGCTGGAGCGGGTGGTGGAGACGGCGTCCTCGGTCAGCGTCATCGAGGCCGTGCCGGTCTGA
- a CDS encoding FAD-dependent monooxygenase has protein sequence MDGSATDTDTDVVVVGAGPTGLMLAGELRLGGARVVVIEKLAAPTGQSRGLGFTARAMETFDARGLLPGFGQGETLQTSPQGHFGGTVFDFTVLPGAHFGARGIPQGHTEAVLEAWARRLGADLRRGWEFVSLDSNSDSNSGDGDGDSGDGGGGVEISVRTPDGDLRPLRAAYLVGCDGGASRVRSAAGFAFPGTDATRGMYLADVTGVALRARHLGERLPGGMVMSAPLTDDIWRIIVCPDQTPPPDRQQAVTFQEIADAWQHITGEDIHAADASWVSSFTDATRQAAAYRRGRVFVAGDAAHIHLPAGGQGLSTGVQDAANLGWKLAAAVRGDAPQGLLDTYHSERHPVGRRLLMNTRAQGTLYLGGTESDPLRELFGELIGHDDVKRHLAGVVSHLDIRYDLGDAAPHDGHPLLGRRMPPRLLAGADGEIPSAALLHPARGVLLDLADDAALRGVAAGWHDRVDVATVLAKPAETEDPDPLADTAAVLLRPDGYVAFAGSSARGLEAALQRWFGSAR, from the coding sequence ATGGATGGGTCAGCGACGGACACCGACACCGACGTCGTCGTCGTCGGTGCCGGCCCGACCGGACTGATGCTCGCCGGCGAACTGCGCCTCGGCGGGGCCCGCGTCGTCGTGATCGAGAAGCTGGCCGCCCCCACCGGGCAGTCCCGCGGCCTGGGCTTCACCGCCCGCGCCATGGAGACGTTCGACGCGCGCGGCCTGCTGCCCGGCTTCGGCCAGGGCGAGACGCTGCAGACCAGCCCCCAGGGCCACTTCGGCGGCACCGTCTTCGACTTCACCGTGCTGCCCGGCGCCCACTTCGGCGCCCGCGGCATCCCGCAGGGCCACACCGAGGCGGTCCTGGAAGCCTGGGCCCGCCGGCTGGGCGCCGACCTCCGCCGCGGCTGGGAGTTCGTCTCCCTCGACAGCAACAGCGACAGCAACAGCGGCGACGGCGACGGCGACAGCGGTGACGGCGGCGGTGGTGTCGAGATCAGCGTGCGCACCCCCGACGGGGACCTGCGCCCGCTGCGCGCCGCCTACCTGGTGGGCTGCGACGGCGGCGCCAGCCGGGTCCGTAGTGCGGCCGGCTTCGCCTTCCCCGGCACCGACGCCACCCGCGGCATGTACCTCGCCGACGTCACCGGCGTCGCACTGCGCGCCCGCCACCTCGGCGAACGCCTCCCCGGCGGCATGGTGATGTCCGCCCCGCTCACCGACGACATCTGGCGCATCATCGTCTGCCCCGACCAGACCCCGCCACCGGACCGCCAACAGGCCGTCACCTTCCAGGAGATCGCCGACGCCTGGCAGCACATCACCGGCGAGGACATCCACGCCGCCGACGCCTCCTGGGTGAGCTCCTTCACCGACGCCACCCGCCAGGCCGCCGCCTACCGGCGCGGCCGGGTGTTTGTGGCCGGCGACGCCGCCCACATCCACCTCCCCGCCGGCGGCCAGGGACTGAGCACCGGCGTGCAGGACGCCGCCAACCTCGGCTGGAAACTCGCCGCCGCCGTCCGCGGCGACGCCCCCCAAGGCCTGCTGGACACCTACCACTCCGAACGCCACCCGGTCGGCCGCCGCCTGCTGATGAACACCCGCGCCCAGGGCACCCTCTACCTCGGCGGCACCGAGTCCGACCCGCTGCGCGAGCTGTTCGGCGAACTCATCGGCCACGACGACGTCAAACGCCACCTCGCCGGCGTCGTCAGCCACCTCGACATCCGCTACGACCTCGGCGACGCAGCACCACACGACGGCCACCCCCTGCTGGGCCGCCGGATGCCGCCGAGGCTGCTGGCCGGCGCGGACGGCGAGATACCCAGCGCCGCTCTGCTGCACCCCGCCCGCGGCGTCCTGCTGGACCTGGCCGACGACGCCGCCCTGCGCGGCGTGGCCGCCGGCTGGCACGACCGGGTGGACGTGGCGACCGTCCTGGCCAAACCCGCCGAGACCGAGGACCCCGACCCGCTGGCCGACACCGCCGCCGTCCTGCTGCGCCCCGACGGCTACGTGGCCTTCGCCGGCTCCTCCGCCCGCGGCCTCGAGGCGGCCCTGCAGCGCTGGTTCGGTTCCGCCCGCTGA